The Meiothermus sp. genome segment AACCGTCCAGCCCACCGTTAGAATGCTTACCCCTGGCGGGTATATCGCCAGGGGGGCCTCCGACACTGCTTGACGCCGCTTGCACCATCTGCCTGGAGGGTCTCATACCATATCCAGACGAACACTCCGCCTTCTCCCCTGGGCTGGAGAAGGTAGCGGCACCCACCTGCGCAAAATACGCCCGACATGGGATGAGGAATTCTCCAGGGCCCCTCGAGGCCATCTATCCGGGTTCAGCGGGCCGGGTTCAGTGGGTATCACTCTTCAAGCTGGGGCATGGGACATCACAAATCTCAGTGTTTGTCCGGGGCGCATCTGCGCCAGCCTGGGTAAGTCGGCGGGATGCACCAGGGCCGGCTTGGCATAGCCCCCAAGGCGTCCCCGATCCTGAAGCAGCACGATGGGCTGCCCCTGGGGGGTTATCTGTACCGCTCCCAGCGGCGTGGCCTCGCTGATCAGCTCGCCGCCCGGCACCTCCGGCCCCGCCAGGCGAAGCCCCATTCGGTCACCCGAGACCAGTTCGTAGGGCGCCGCACACAGGGCCCGCATGGCCTCCCGGCTGTACTGCGGCCCCGGCAGCAGGCGAATGCGGTGTGAGGTGAGGGCAGGCTGGGCCAATCCAAAGCCCGCTCGAGCCTCCCTGGGTTGCGCTACCCCCAGCACATCCCCCGCCCGCAAGGCCCGCCCCACCAGTCCCTTGAGGTCGGTACTGGCGCTCCCCCAGAAACGTTCATTCTCGAGGCCCCCAGCCAGCGCCAGGTAGCCGCGGGCCCCTTCCCCAGTAAGCCGGAAGCGCAGCAAATCTCCTTTTTGCAGGGCAAAGCTCTGGGCCCCCATCACAGGCTCGTGGTTAACCAGCGGCAACATCCCATAGCCCGCAAAGGCCACCACCACCGGCTCGAGCGCGCTTAGCACAGGGCCGCTCAGGGTCAACTCGAGCAAAGGGGCGTGGGGCGGATTGCCCACCAACCGGTTGGCTACCCCCGCCGAACGTGCATCCAGCACCCCCGAGGCCGCCAGCCCATAGCGTCCCGCCATCCGCCGCCCCTCATCCAGCACCAGGTCGAGCAGACCCGGCTCCTCGACGCGCAAAACCGGGTATCGCGGCTCAGGGGGCAACAGGGAGCGT includes the following:
- the pxpB gene encoding 5-oxoprolinase subunit PxpB, which translates into the protein MTLTGFYLSFSEQLDLEANARLLALTKALVSNLLPGVTDIVPGYVNVYLEYDAERVSKAQVERWVRPYLEELPNLEPGKQLEIPVRYDGPDLPWVAEQTGLALDEVIRLHTEPLYRVFATGFTPGFPFLGPLPERLRLPRRKNPRPRVPAHSVAIAGNQTGIYPLPSPGGWHLIGTALAQVYNPQRERVFLLEAGDWVRFVPAQGPTPALPPERSLLPPEPRYPVLRVEEPGLLDLVLDEGRRMAGRYGLAASGVLDARSAGVANRLVGNPPHAPLLELTLSGPVLSALEPVVVAFAGYGMLPLVNHEPVMGAQSFALQKGDLLRFRLTGEGARGYLALAGGLENERFWGSASTDLKGLVGRALRAGDVLGVAQPREARAGFGLAQPALTSHRIRLLPGPQYSREAMRALCAAPYELVSGDRMGLRLAGPEVPGGELISEATPLGAVQITPQGQPIVLLQDRGRLGGYAKPALVHPADLPRLAQMRPGQTLRFVMSHAPA